One Polaribacter sp. SA4-12 genomic window carries:
- the lpdA gene encoding dihydrolipoyl dehydrogenase, translating into MKYDIIVIGSGPGGYIAGIRASQLGKKVALVEKYSTLGGTCTNVGCIPSKALLDSSHHFYDATHHFEEHGISVENPSFDFGKMIGRKDKVVETTTGGIKYLMDKNKIDVYEGLGSFEDATHIKVTKNDGSSEIVEGTNIIIATGSKPSTLPFISLDKERIITSTEALKLTEVPKHLIVIGGGVIGLELGSVYKRLGADVTVVEYAPKITPTMDADVSKELTKVLKKQGIKFAVSHGVTAVERNGDEVTVKATNKKGVEVEFKGDYCLVAVGRKAYTEGLGLEKVGVEVNERGQVATNDHLQTNISNIFAIGDVVAGAMLAHKAEEEGVVVAEYLAGEKPHIDYNLIPGIVYTWPEVAAVGKTEQELKDAGVDYKSGKFSMRALGRSRASGDIDGFVKILADKNTDEILGVHMVGARVADLIMEAAVAMEFRASAEDLSRICHGHPTYAEAVKEAAKAAWDGKPLNA; encoded by the coding sequence ATGAAATACGATATTATTGTAATTGGATCAGGACCTGGAGGATATATTGCAGGAATTAGAGCTTCACAATTAGGAAAAAAAGTAGCACTTGTTGAAAAATATTCAACTTTAGGAGGAACGTGTACAAATGTAGGTTGTATTCCATCAAAAGCTTTGTTAGATTCATCACATCATTTTTATGATGCAACTCATCATTTTGAAGAACATGGTATTTCTGTAGAAAATCCATCTTTCGATTTTGGTAAAATGATTGGTCGTAAAGATAAAGTTGTAGAAACTACAACTGGTGGAATTAAATACTTAATGGACAAAAACAAGATTGATGTTTATGAAGGTTTAGGTTCTTTTGAAGATGCTACACATATAAAAGTTACTAAAAATGATGGTTCTTCAGAAATAGTTGAAGGAACAAACATTATTATAGCAACTGGTTCAAAACCATCTACATTACCTTTTATCTCTCTTGATAAAGAACGTATAATTACATCTACAGAAGCTTTAAAATTAACTGAAGTACCAAAACATTTAATCGTTATTGGTGGTGGAGTTATTGGTTTAGAGTTAGGTTCTGTTTATAAGCGTTTAGGTGCAGATGTTACCGTAGTAGAATATGCTCCGAAAATTACACCTACAATGGATGCTGATGTTTCTAAAGAACTTACCAAAGTTTTAAAGAAACAAGGTATTAAATTCGCAGTGAGTCATGGAGTTACTGCTGTTGAAAGAAATGGTGATGAGGTTACTGTAAAAGCAACCAACAAAAAAGGAGTTGAAGTAGAATTTAAAGGAGACTATTGTTTAGTTGCAGTTGGTAGAAAAGCATATACTGAAGGTTTAGGTTTAGAAAAAGTTGGTGTAGAAGTTAATGAGCGTGGGCAAGTTGCTACAAACGATCATTTACAAACTAACATTTCTAATATTTTTGCAATTGGTGATGTTGTTGCTGGTGCAATGTTAGCTCACAAAGCGGAAGAAGAAGGTGTTGTAGTAGCAGAATATTTAGCTGGTGAAAAACCACATATTGATTATAATTTAATTCCTGGAATTGTTTACACATGGCCAGAAGTTGCTGCTGTTGGTAAAACGGAACAAGAATTAAAAGATGCTGGAGTTGATTATAAATCAGGTAAATTTTCTATGAGAGCTTTAGGTAGATCTCGTGCAAGTGGAGATATTGATGGTTTTGTGAAGATTTTAGCTGATAAAAATACGGATGAAATTTTAGGAGTTCACATGGTTGGTGCACGTGTTGCAGATTTAATTATGGAAGCTGCAGTTGCTATGGAATTTAGAGCATCTGCTGAAGATTTATCTAGAATTTGTCATGGTCACCCAACATATGCTGAAGCTGTAAAAGAGGCTGCAAAAGCTGCTTGGGATGGTAAACCTTTGAATGCTTAA
- a CDS encoding glycosyltransferase, protein MLQLIEQFLQQDYKITFASPAQKGEKASNLSSLGIDEVSIELNNASFDDFIKELQPTIVLFDRFMMEEQFGWRVAENCPKAIRILDTEDLHFLRKTRHQQLKKGEAFTTEALLKSDDAKREIASILRCDMSLIISTFEMDLLKDVFKIDEKILYYLPFLLDKVDEHQTKKWKSFDEREHFIFIGNFFHKPNVDAVLTLKTQIWSKIRKLLPKAEVHIYGAYVNQQINQLHNKKEGFIIKGFAGNAKEVVRNAKVVLAPLRFGAGIKGKLIEAMVCGTPSVTSEIGAEGMHNTLPWNGFIEADYSKFSEKTVQLYTDETLWISSQEKGIEIINQIYDKEKIGVLFINKIKEIQGDLDRHRTQNFLGNLLQHQTLQATKYMSKWIEVKNKS, encoded by the coding sequence ATGCTACAACTTATTGAACAATTTTTACAACAAGATTATAAAATTACGTTTGCTTCTCCTGCTCAAAAAGGCGAAAAAGCGTCCAATTTAAGTTCTTTAGGAATCGATGAAGTTTCAATTGAATTAAACAATGCTTCTTTTGATGATTTTATAAAAGAACTACAACCAACAATTGTACTATTCGATCGTTTTATGATGGAAGAACAATTTGGTTGGCGAGTTGCAGAAAATTGCCCAAAAGCAATTCGGATTTTAGATACTGAAGATTTACATTTCTTACGAAAGACGAGACATCAACAATTAAAAAAAGGAGAAGCGTTTACAACAGAAGCTTTATTAAAATCTGATGATGCTAAAAGAGAAATTGCATCCATTTTAAGATGTGATATGAGTTTAATTATTTCCACTTTTGAAATGGATTTGTTAAAAGATGTTTTTAAGATTGATGAAAAAATTCTTTATTACTTGCCTTTTTTATTAGATAAAGTTGATGAACATCAAACAAAAAAATGGAAGTCTTTTGACGAAAGAGAACACTTTATTTTTATTGGTAATTTCTTTCATAAGCCAAATGTTGATGCTGTTTTAACTTTAAAAACTCAAATTTGGAGTAAAATTAGAAAATTACTTCCAAAAGCTGAGGTCCATATTTATGGGGCGTATGTAAATCAACAAATAAATCAATTACATAATAAAAAGGAAGGATTTATTATTAAAGGTTTTGCAGGAAATGCAAAAGAGGTTGTGAGAAATGCTAAAGTAGTTTTGGCACCTTTACGTTTTGGAGCAGGAATTAAAGGAAAGTTAATAGAAGCGATGGTTTGTGGTACGCCAAGTGTTACATCAGAAATTGGAGCAGAAGGAATGCATAATACATTGCCTTGGAATGGGTTTATAGAAGCTGATTATTCTAAATTTTCAGAAAAAACTGTTCAGTTATATACTGATGAAACACTTTGGATATCATCTCAAGAAAAGGGAATTGAAATTATCAATCAAATCTATGATAAAGAGAAAATAGGAGTGCTTTTTATCAACAAAATAAAAGAAATTCAAGGGGATTTAGATAGGCATAGAACTCAAAACTTTTTAGGAAATTTATTGCAGCATCAAACATTGCAAGCTACAAAGTATATGAGTAAATGGATTGAAGTAAAAAATAAAAGTTAA
- the tilS gene encoding tRNA lysidine(34) synthetase TilS — protein sequence MLEKLTNHINKNLPFLKDKKLLIAISGGVDSVVLTHLLSTLNFDISLAHCNFNLRGKESDLDEEFVVNLGEKLNLNVFKIQFNTEEFAKENKQSTQIAARELRYNWFQKLIEQNSFEYVLTAHHADDNLETFLINLTRGSGLDGFTGIPEINGNIVRPLLKFSRETILSFVKENNINWREDKSNASTKYIRNKIRHNVLPVLKEINPSLLETFAKTTEHLKESQQIIEDRIEKVASEVIQKDFSTALEMTKINIEKINQLSNPKAYLYQLLKEYNFTEWNDVYQLLSGQSGKQVLSKTHTLLKDRDFLLLSEIDFSAALEMTFQIQKNTSEITAPIHLKLEEVQEKSTENKQTIYVDKQDLVFPLKLRKWENGDFFYPSGMTGKKKLSKYFKDEKFSLLEKQNTWLLCNKNGDIIWVVNHRQDNRFLAKEASNNLFKLSLIQ from the coding sequence ATGCTAGAAAAACTCACAAATCACATCAACAAGAATCTTCCTTTTTTAAAGGATAAAAAACTATTAATCGCCATTTCTGGCGGAGTAGATTCTGTGGTTTTAACACATCTTTTATCAACATTAAATTTTGATATATCTCTTGCGCATTGCAACTTTAATCTTCGCGGAAAAGAAAGTGATTTAGATGAAGAGTTTGTTGTGAATTTAGGAGAAAAACTAAACCTCAACGTTTTCAAAATTCAGTTTAATACAGAAGAGTTTGCGAAAGAAAATAAGCAATCTACACAAATTGCAGCAAGAGAATTGCGTTACAATTGGTTTCAAAAATTAATTGAACAAAATTCTTTTGAATACGTTTTAACAGCACATCATGCAGATGATAATTTAGAAACTTTTCTAATTAATTTAACGCGTGGTTCTGGTTTAGATGGTTTTACAGGAATCCCTGAGATTAACGGAAATATTGTTCGTCCGCTTTTAAAGTTTTCTCGTGAAACAATTTTATCCTTTGTAAAAGAAAATAATATCAATTGGAGAGAAGATAAAAGTAACGCATCAACAAAATACATCAGAAATAAAATAAGACATAACGTGCTTCCTGTTTTAAAAGAAATCAACCCGAGTCTTTTAGAAACGTTTGCAAAAACAACAGAGCACTTAAAAGAAAGTCAGCAAATTATTGAAGACCGTATTGAAAAGGTAGCATCAGAAGTTATTCAAAAAGATTTCTCGACTGCGCTCGAAATGACAAAAATTAATATTGAAAAAATCAATCAACTTTCTAATCCGAAAGCGTATTTATATCAACTTTTAAAAGAATATAATTTTACAGAATGGAATGATGTTTATCAATTACTTTCTGGGCAATCTGGTAAACAAGTTTTATCTAAAACACATACTTTATTAAAAGATAGAGACTTTTTATTGCTGTCTGAAATAGATTTCTCGGCTGCGCTCGAAATGACATTTCAGATACAAAAAAACACATCTGAAATTACAGCACCAATTCATCTTAAACTTGAAGAAGTACAAGAAAAATCAACAGAAAATAAACAAACCATTTATGTTGACAAACAGGATTTAGTTTTTCCTTTAAAACTAAGAAAATGGGAAAATGGCGATTTTTTCTATCCTTCAGGAATGACAGGTAAAAAGAAATTAAGCAAGTATTTTAAAGACGAAAAATTCTCGCTTTTAGAAAAACAAAATACTTGGTTGCTTTGCAATAAAAATGGAGATATTATTTGGGTTGTTAATCACCGACAAGACAACCGTTTTTTAGCAAAAGAAGCATCTAACAATCTTTTTAAACTTTCCTTGATTCAATAA
- a CDS encoding M3 family metallopeptidase: MNSLLQDFNTPPFSKISNDDYKPAIKKAIEIAKSEIDEIINNSDTPTFENTTVALDFTGEKLNRITSIFFNLNSAETNDEIQKIAQEVSPWLSEFSNDITLNEDLFKRVKVVFDVRETLDLTPEQEMLLDKQYKGFARNGANLKEADKSKLREIDAKLSKLSLKFGENVLAETNAFEMHITDEKDLAGLPESEKEAAKEVAKSKDKEGWVFTLDYPSYIPFLTYADNRELRKEMAIAAGKKAFQDNEFNNEKTVLEIVNLRHKRANLLGYKTHAHFVLEERMAETPEKVIEFSNNLLEKAKPAALKEFKNLENFAKKLDGIDQLQKWDGSYYSEKLKKELFDLDQELLKPYFKLENVIDGVFEIANRLYDLKFEEVFNIDTYHEDVKTYNVTDINGNFVSVFYADFHPRKGKRNGAWMTSYKSQQIKNGINERPQVSIVCNFTKPTETKPSLLTFNEVTTLFHEFGHALHGMLANTTYNSLSGTSVSWDFVELPSQVLENWCYEKEALELFAKHFETGEVIPMKYVEKIKESASFHEGMQTLRQLSFGLLDMQWHGQDPSEIKSVKEFENNAFANTKLYPDVAENCMSTAFSHIFQGGYSAGYYSYKWAEVLDADAFEYFLEEGIFNKEVATKFKENVLSKGGTEKPMILYKRFRGKEPKPDALLKRAGLI, encoded by the coding sequence ATGAATTCTCTTTTACAAGATTTTAATACACCTCCATTTTCTAAAATTTCTAATGATGATTACAAACCTGCTATTAAAAAAGCAATTGAAATTGCAAAATCTGAAATTGATGAAATTATAAATAATTCTGATACACCAACTTTTGAAAACACAACGGTTGCATTAGATTTTACAGGTGAAAAATTAAATAGAATTACTAGTATTTTTTTCAATTTGAATTCTGCAGAAACAAACGATGAAATTCAGAAAATTGCACAAGAAGTTTCTCCTTGGTTAAGTGAATTTTCAAATGATATAACTCTTAATGAAGATTTATTTAAAAGAGTAAAAGTTGTTTTTGATGTTAGAGAAACTTTAGATTTAACTCCAGAACAAGAAATGCTTTTAGATAAGCAGTACAAAGGTTTTGCCAGAAACGGTGCTAATTTAAAGGAAGCTGATAAAAGCAAACTTCGTGAAATTGATGCGAAACTTTCTAAACTTTCTTTAAAATTTGGAGAAAACGTATTGGCAGAAACCAATGCTTTTGAAATGCATATAACAGATGAAAAAGATTTAGCAGGTCTACCAGAAAGTGAAAAAGAAGCCGCTAAAGAAGTGGCAAAATCTAAAGATAAAGAAGGTTGGGTTTTTACGTTAGATTACCCAAGTTATATTCCTTTCTTAACCTACGCAGACAATAGAGAATTGCGTAAAGAAATGGCAATTGCTGCTGGTAAAAAAGCGTTTCAAGATAATGAATTTAACAATGAAAAAACAGTCCTAGAAATTGTAAATCTTCGTCATAAAAGAGCAAATTTACTTGGCTATAAAACACATGCTCATTTTGTTTTGGAAGAAAGAATGGCAGAAACACCAGAGAAAGTAATTGAGTTTTCTAATAATTTATTAGAAAAAGCAAAGCCTGCTGCTCTAAAAGAATTTAAAAACTTAGAAAATTTTGCTAAAAAATTAGACGGAATTGATCAACTTCAAAAATGGGATGGTTCTTATTATTCAGAAAAACTTAAAAAGGAGTTATTCGATTTAGACCAAGAGTTATTAAAACCTTATTTTAAATTAGAAAATGTTATTGATGGTGTTTTTGAAATTGCAAATCGTTTATATGATTTAAAATTTGAAGAAGTTTTTAACATCGACACCTATCATGAAGATGTTAAAACTTATAACGTAACAGATATAAATGGAAATTTTGTTTCTGTTTTTTATGCTGATTTTCATCCAAGAAAAGGAAAAAGAAATGGTGCGTGGATGACTTCTTACAAGTCTCAACAAATTAAAAACGGAATTAACGAAAGACCACAAGTTTCTATCGTTTGTAATTTTACAAAACCAACCGAAACAAAACCGTCATTATTAACTTTTAATGAAGTTACAACCTTGTTTCATGAATTTGGCCATGCATTACATGGGATGCTAGCAAACACAACTTATAATAGCTTATCCGGAACTTCTGTTTCTTGGGATTTTGTAGAATTACCAAGTCAAGTTTTAGAAAACTGGTGTTACGAAAAAGAAGCGTTAGAATTGTTCGCAAAACATTTTGAAACTGGAGAAGTTATTCCAATGAAATATGTTGAAAAAATTAAAGAATCTGCAAGTTTTCATGAGGGAATGCAAACATTAAGACAATTAAGTTTTGGTTTATTAGATATGCAATGGCATGGTCAAGATCCATCAGAAATAAAATCTGTAAAAGAGTTTGAAAACAATGCTTTTGCAAACACAAAATTATATCCAGATGTTGCAGAAAACTGTATGAGTACTGCTTTTTCTCATATTTTTCAAGGTGGATATTCCGCAGGGTATTACTCTTACAAATGGGCAGAAGTTTTAGATGCAGATGCTTTTGAATACTTTTTAGAAGAAGGGATTTTCAATAAAGAAGTTGCTACAAAATTTAAAGAAAATGTACTTTCTAAAGGTGGTACAGAAAAACCAATGATTTTATACAAGCGATTTAGAGGTAAAGAACCAAAACCTGATGCTTTATTAAAAAGAGCAGGTTTAATCTAA
- a CDS encoding DUF4230 domain-containing protein, with amino-acid sequence MELIILGLISGLGISYLISKKFSLSNKKSLTKKQSVILLDKIRKVSKLITVEGDFSEIYHHENTKEKFWGSIVSKKKAIILITAKAHIGFDFRKIKMHSDIKKKEIVLSDFPSPEVLSIETDTKFYDIQNGYLNKFDTEDLSALNKEAKEYVLNKIPNSNLIELANKEALEAILLIESLVETIGWKLDYTALEAIDENKKISK; translated from the coding sequence ATGGAATTAATTATTTTAGGATTAATTAGTGGTTTAGGAATTTCATATCTTATCTCTAAGAAATTCTCTTTATCAAACAAAAAAAGTTTAACAAAAAAACAATCCGTTATTTTGTTAGATAAAATTAGAAAAGTATCAAAATTGATTACTGTTGAAGGTGATTTCTCAGAAATTTATCATCATGAAAACACAAAAGAGAAATTTTGGGGAAGCATTGTAAGTAAGAAAAAAGCAATTATTTTAATTACTGCAAAAGCACACATTGGTTTCGATTTCAGGAAAATAAAAATGCATTCAGATATTAAGAAAAAGGAAATTGTTTTATCGGATTTTCCATCACCAGAAGTTTTATCAATAGAAACAGATACTAAGTTTTATGATATTCAAAATGGTTATTTAAACAAGTTTGATACAGAAGATTTATCAGCTTTAAATAAGGAAGCTAAAGAATATGTCTTAAATAAAATACCGAATAGCAATTTAATTGAACTTGCAAATAAGGAAGCTTTAGAAGCTATTTTATTAATAGAGAGTTTAGTAGAAACAATTGGGTGGAAATTAGATTACACAGCTTTAGAAGCTATTGATGAAAATAAAAAAATCTCGAAATAA
- a CDS encoding type II secretion system protein GspG yields MSDLISFILEIFLEIKYWIKHGKQRKHEKENNLPKSVVWAPYTKQFIIIFIIFIPVCFVFIFFNSIGENEKNTKKRIMKVSNLLEAEKKQFGKYPSELKNIIRNNPLRKNIEIDSWKTTFVYTTSNDRKSYQLISLGGDRKLGTKDDILHSSK; encoded by the coding sequence ATGTCTGATTTAATTTCATTTATTTTAGAAATTTTCCTTGAAATTAAGTATTGGATAAAACATGGAAAACAACGTAAACACGAGAAGGAAAACAACCTTCCAAAAAGTGTTGTTTGGGCTCCTTATACAAAACAATTTATAATCATTTTTATAATTTTTATTCCTGTTTGTTTTGTGTTTATTTTTTTTAATTCTATTGGAGAAAATGAAAAAAACACTAAAAAAAGAATAATGAAGGTTTCTAATTTATTAGAGGCAGAAAAGAAACAATTTGGAAAATATCCTTCAGAATTAAAAAATATCATCAGAAATAATCCATTGAGAAAAAATATAGAAATAGATTCTTGGAAAACTACTTTTGTGTATACTACTTCTAATGATAGAAAAAGTTACCAATTGATTTCTTTAGGAGGAGATCGAAAACTAGGTACAAAAGATGACATTTTACACTCTTCTAAATAA
- a CDS encoding anthranilate synthase component I family protein, with protein sequence MQRTIRTFSVDDIIEFKNNLLSWAQQFETVLWLDSNNYHQKYSSFDGALAADDFTSIKTDHYNAFEKLKEYQTITKDYIFGYMTYDLKNDVERLSSSNFDGLEFPDLYFFQPKKLIFIKGNDVEFHYLRMVDDEIESDFEIIQKFKDLKIEELGFDSAQPDIQQENIKIKLRIHKDEYHAKVTKVLEHIHRGDIYEANFCQEFYAENSTINPVEVYKHLNHISEPPFASFLKLDDKFALCASPERYLKKEGTKIISQPIKGTAKRLISEFDDAQLALDLQRDEKERAENVMIVDLVRNDLSKTAKIGSVKVEELCKVYSFKQVHQLISTVVSEVEENTHPIDIIQSTYPMGSMTGAPKVSAMKIIENLEETKRGLYSGTIGYFTPDNDFDFNVIIRSILYNEEKKYISYSVGGAITAKSIVEKEYEECLLKAKAMKYVLLNSK encoded by the coding sequence ATGCAAAGAACAATTCGCACTTTTTCTGTTGATGATATCATTGAATTCAAGAACAATTTATTGTCTTGGGCGCAACAGTTTGAAACTGTACTTTGGTTAGATTCGAATAACTATCATCAAAAGTATTCTAGTTTTGATGGTGCTTTGGCTGCGGATGATTTTACATCGATAAAAACAGATCATTACAATGCTTTCGAAAAGCTAAAAGAATATCAAACCATTACCAAAGATTATATTTTTGGTTATATGACCTATGATCTTAAAAATGATGTTGAAAGACTTTCTTCATCAAATTTTGATGGTTTAGAGTTTCCTGATTTATATTTCTTTCAACCTAAGAAACTAATTTTCATCAAAGGAAATGATGTTGAATTTCATTATTTAAGAATGGTTGATGATGAAATTGAAAGCGATTTTGAAATTATTCAAAAATTTAAAGATTTAAAGATTGAAGAATTAGGTTTCGACTCCGCTCAACCAGACATTCAACAAGAAAACATCAAAATAAAACTACGAATCCACAAAGATGAATATCACGCTAAAGTAACCAAGGTTTTAGAGCATATTCATAGAGGAGATATTTATGAAGCCAATTTCTGTCAGGAATTTTATGCTGAAAATTCGACGATAAATCCTGTTGAAGTTTACAAACACCTCAACCATATTTCTGAACCTCCATTTGCTTCTTTTTTAAAGTTAGACGACAAGTTTGCCTTGTGTGCTTCACCAGAAAGATATCTTAAAAAAGAAGGAACAAAAATAATTTCTCAACCCATAAAAGGAACCGCAAAAAGATTGATAAGCGAATTTGATGACGCTCAATTAGCTTTAGATTTACAGCGTGATGAAAAAGAGCGTGCAGAAAATGTAATGATTGTAGATTTAGTTAGAAACGATTTATCTAAAACAGCCAAAATAGGAAGTGTAAAAGTTGAAGAATTATGTAAAGTATATTCTTTTAAACAAGTACATCAATTAATATCTACAGTAGTTTCTGAAGTTGAAGAAAACACACATCCTATAGACATTATTCAAAGTACGTATCCAATGGGAAGTATGACAGGAGCTCCAAAGGTTTCTGCTATGAAAATCATAGAAAATCTAGAAGAAACGAAGCGTGGTTTGTATTCTGGAACGATCGGGTATTTTACACCAGATAATGATTTCGACTTTAATGTAATTATAAGAAGTATCTTATATAATGAAGAAAAAAAATACATTTCGTATTCTGTTGGTGGCGCAATTACAGCAAAATCTATTGTAGAAAAAGAATATGAAGAGTGCTTGCTAAAAGCAAAAGCAATGAAGTATGTTTTACTGAATTCTAAGTAA
- a CDS encoding acyloxyacyl hydrolase produces MKKIAIVFFTFFICLNLISQENTNPKSQPSNFLSKSYYSINFGGIFYPFSNGNLIDGYSSESLSRNYFSGRMLLGYKIQPNLAVQFGTIRPAAWFKYDNVNGIGYENSVWINAWSLSLKKNINLNKKLSIYGEAGIANVTRVGFSINEKVIYANAHYASLLYGFGFNYKLNEKWRLNLFGTFLPKSTKENQPSISQVSFGFEYHLNKLSKEVVEKHENNGHFFPKNMVQVSYGTSKIGFGANRFFGMSLKVGNFESFGVPVFWVGEVKAENSVSVTYQRLVFRTEKIFSLDWGVSVTAFNTEATNEQVLAFSIFPTMRFYFLRRKGFDMYANYSLIGPTLLTKGNLDNLNAGPKITYQDTMGLGIFFGKKRSYNAELRIMHYSNGNIFPQNAGVAVPIQFTLGKTF; encoded by the coding sequence ATGAAAAAAATTGCTATCGTATTTTTTACTTTCTTCATTTGTTTAAATTTAATCAGTCAAGAAAATACAAACCCAAAATCGCAACCTTCTAACTTTTTATCGAAGTCTTATTATAGTATTAATTTCGGGGGAATCTTTTATCCATTTTCTAATGGAAATTTAATTGACGGCTACTCAAGTGAATCTTTATCTAGAAATTATTTTTCTGGAAGAATGTTATTAGGTTATAAAATTCAACCAAATTTAGCAGTTCAATTTGGTACAATAAGACCTGCAGCTTGGTTTAAATACGATAATGTAAATGGTATTGGTTATGAAAATAGCGTTTGGATAAATGCTTGGTCATTGTCATTAAAGAAAAACATAAACCTAAATAAAAAGCTTTCTATTTATGGTGAAGCTGGTATTGCAAACGTTACAAGAGTTGGGTTTTCAATAAACGAAAAAGTAATTTATGCTAATGCTCATTATGCAAGTTTACTATATGGTTTTGGATTCAATTATAAGTTAAATGAAAAATGGCGTTTAAATTTATTCGGAACATTTTTACCAAAGTCAACAAAAGAAAATCAACCTTCTATTTCTCAAGTTTCTTTTGGTTTTGAATATCATCTTAATAAATTATCCAAAGAAGTCGTTGAGAAACACGAAAATAACGGACATTTCTTTCCCAAAAACATGGTTCAAGTTAGTTACGGAACAAGCAAAATTGGTTTTGGCGCAAATCGTTTTTTCGGAATGAGTTTAAAGGTTGGTAACTTCGAAAGTTTTGGAGTTCCTGTGTTTTGGGTTGGAGAAGTGAAAGCTGAAAACTCTGTTTCTGTAACGTATCAAAGATTGGTTTTTAGAACAGAAAAGATTTTTTCTTTAGATTGGGGAGTAAGTGTTACCGCTTTTAATACAGAAGCAACCAATGAACAAGTATTGGCTTTTTCTATTTTTCCAACAATGCGTTTTTATTTTTTGAGAAGAAAAGGGTTTGATATGTATGCAAATTACTCATTAATAGGACCAACATTGTTAACAAAAGGAAATTTAGATAATTTAAATGCAGGTCCTAAAATCACGTATCAAGACACAATGGGTTTAGGTATTTTCTTCGGAAAAAAGAGAAGCTATAATGCAGAACTTAGAATTATGCATTATTCTAACGGTAATATTTTTCCGCAAAACGCGGGAGTTGCAGTTCCAATTCAGTTTACGTTAGGAAAAACATTTTAA